From the Serinus canaria isolate serCan28SL12 chromosome 21, serCan2020, whole genome shotgun sequence genome, one window contains:
- the CDC42 gene encoding cell division control protein 42 homolog — MQTIKCVVVGDGAVGKTCLLISYTTNKFPSEYVPTVFDNYAVTVMIGGEPYTLGLFDTAGQEDYDRLRPLSYPQTDVFLVCFSVVSPSSFENVKEKWVPEITHHCPKTPFLLVGTQIDLRDDPSTIEKLAKNKQKPITPETAEKLARDLKAVKYVECSALTQKGLKNVFDEAILAALEPPEPKKTRRCVLL, encoded by the exons ATGCAGACGATCAAGTGTGTAGTAGTGGGTGATGGTGCTGTTGGTAAAACCTGTCTCTTAATTTCTTATACAACAAATAAATTCCCATCGGAATACGTACCAACG GTTTTCGATAACTATGCTGTAACAGTGATGATTGGAGGAGAGCCTTACACCCTTGGCCTCTTTGATACTGCAG GTCAGGAAGACTATGATAGATTACGACCCCTCAGCTATCCACAGACAGATGTATTTCTGGTCTGTTTCTCAGTGGTCTCTCCTTCttcatttgaaaatgtgaaagaaaag TGGGTACCTGAAATTACTCACCACTGTCCAAAGACTCCTTTTCTGCTTGTTGGGACCCAGATTGATTTAAGAGATGATCCCTCAACAATTGAGAAACTTGCCAAGAACAAGCAGAAGCCCATAACTCCAGAGACTGCTGAAAAGCTGGCCCGGGACCTGAAGGCTGTAAAATACGTGGAATGCTCTGCACTTACGCAG AAAGGCCTAAAGAATGTATTTGACGAAGCGATAttggctgccctggagccccCGGAGCCGAAGAAGACTCGCAGGTGTGTGCTGCTATGA